In Ahaetulla prasina isolate Xishuangbanna chromosome 5, ASM2864084v1, whole genome shotgun sequence, the following are encoded in one genomic region:
- the LOC131199725 gene encoding FH2 domain-containing protein 1-like: protein MVTLEGASAAASPEEWTGPGPGPPSPSASGAAAAASSARNSPAGPSLPPPPPPPPPPPAAMSLVDAAPCERAADKPSARRPVRLRNFNWEAIPAERIRGRPNLWTAARRRGEWTPDWRLLEELFGQRPEPAGSSLRAVPATEQASLLDAKKILNLGIFLKQFKRPVQDIVTDIHHGTGVPYGPEKLLELFKMLPDRKEVEKLESFQGDRSHLSEAEVFALLLVQVPSYARRLELLVLKLQLLPQLSALQSAIQTLTKAALELLGCEELHDLIRLVLKTGNYLNEGGYAGSACGFHVSSLLRLPDTRGNQPGMDLLHFVALEAERKDPSLLHFSRKLQHAAPASRINAQEVAAELQTLEQRLLGAQGDLEGLGLEGQMGPFLHVAELELRAVKAAQQDLQRVTTRLSDFLCEDPEAFCLPECCGIFHAFGERFLMAIEENQTREAAMHREQQRRQQEQAKQKRRSIATCSSQDPGLQDMDPVLFALWAPSSGRRNRPLRGPRPSAGSSRGQERSLHLNRRHTLTMLPPCPKPLEAAPEPPPPAPLSHSNKPRCFSQNLKVLLSTHPAVPASPTSAQGPLSPSTFRLPALFQVKGPESPASPISKEVCSLVGFLRRLSIGEKPRSPS from the exons ATGGTGACTCTTGAGGGCGCGTCTGCCGCGGCGTCGCCTGAGGAGTggacggggccggggccgggacCGCCGAGCCCGTCCGCCTcgggggccgccgccgccgcctcttctGCCCGCAATTCTCCCGCGGGTCCTTCcttgccgccgcctccgcctccgcctccgcccCCGCCGGCGGCCATGAGCCTGGTCGACGCCGCGCCCTGCGAGCGGGCGGCCGACAAGCCCTCAGCGCGGCGCCCGGTCCGGCTACGGAACTTCAACTGGGAGGCCATTCCGGCGGAGCGCATCCGCGGGCGTCCCAACCTCTGGACGGCGGCGCGACGGCGCGGCGAATGGACGCCCGACTGGCGTCTGCTGGAGGAGCTCTTCGGCCAGCGGCCGGAGCCGGCCGGCAGCAGCCTCCGAGCCGTCCCCGCGACGGAGCAG GCCTCCCTTTTGGATGCCAAGAAAATCCTGAATCTGGGAATCTTCCTCAAGCAGTTCAAGAG GCCAGTTCAAGACATCGTGACTGATATACACCATGGCACTGGAGTCCCTTATGGACCGGAGAAGCTGCTGGAGCTCTTTAAAATGCTTCCTGACAGGAAGGAG GTGGAGAAACTGGAGTCTTTCCAGGGTGACCGGAGCCACCTCTCTGAGGCCGAGGTCTTTGCACTGCTTCTCGTCCAAGTGCCCAG CTATGCCCGTCGCCTGGAGCTCCTTGTGCTGAAGCTGCAGCTGCTCCCCCAGCTCAGCGCCCTCCAGTCGGCCATCCAGACCCTGACCAAGGCAGCCTTGG AGCTGCTGGGTTGTGAAGAACTGCACGACCTCATTCGGCTGGTGCTGAAGACAGGAAACTACCTGAATGAG GGAGGCTATGCTGGCTCTGCCTGCGGCTTTCATGTGTCATCCCTCCTGAGGTTGCCAGACACAAGGGGCAACCAACCAGGCATGGATCTCCTGCATTTTGTGGCCTTG GAGGCTGAGAGGAAGGACCCCAGCCTTCTGCATTTTTCCCGTAAGCTCCAGCACGCGGCCCCTGCCTCACG GATTAATGCCCAGGAAGTGGCAGCAGAATTGCAGACCCTGGAGCAGCGTCTCTTGGGAGCTCAGGGGGACCTGGAGGGTCTGGGCTTGGAGGGCCAAATGGGGCCCTTCTTGCATGTGGCAGAGCTGGAACTCCGGGCTGTGAAAGCTGCCCAGCAAGACCTCCAGCGGGTCACAACCAGGCTTTCCGACTTCCTTTGTGAAGACCCCGAGGCCTTCTGCTTGCCCGAGTGTTGCGGCATCTTCCACGCCTTTGGAGAGCGTTTTCTCATGGCCATCGAG GAGAACCAGACCCGGGAGGCTGCCATGCACCGAGAGCAGCAGCGGAGGCAGcaggagcaggcaaagcagaagCGGCGCTCCATTGCCACCTGCTCCTCCCAGGACCCTGGCCTTCAGGACATGGACCCAGTCCTGTTTGCCCTCTGGGCTCCTTCCTCTGGCCGCCGCAACCGCCCTCTGCGAGGTCCTCGCCCCTCTGCAGGGAGCTCTCGGGGACAGGAGAGGTCCCTGCACCTCAACCGGCGCCACACACTCACCATGCTGCCCCCTTGCCCTAAGCCCCTTGAGGCTGCCCCTGagccccctcccccagcccccctgAGTCATAGCAATAAGCCCAGGTGCTTCAGCCAGAACCTCAAGGTCTTGCTCAGCACCCACCCAGCCGTGCCTGCCTCCCCCACCTCTGCCCAGGGCCCCCTTTCCCCCAGCACCTTCCGCCTGCCTGCCCTCTTCCAAGTGAAGGGGCCAGAGAGCCCCGCGTCTCCCATCTCCAAGGAGGTCTGTAGCCTGGTGGGATTCCTGCGTCGCCTGAGTATAGGGGAGAAGCCCCGCAGCCCCTCCTAG
- the ARFIP2 gene encoding arfaptin-2 isoform X1 — MSEGSMSKAATMEIAIHGNGDSRRLADDDGLEQDLQQVMVSGPNLNETSIVSGGYGGTAEGIVPTSIIKGSLVPSHPPRGPLISPSPSAASRIASQAPMATGSNLHQPHPNPAMTGEEAAAAAAATRGVAVEKFDIVRKWGINTYKCTKQLLSERFGRGSRTVDLELETQIELLRDTKRKYESLLGLARALTNHFYSLVQTQHALADAFSDLSQKSPELQEEFGYNAETQKLLCKNGETLLGAVNFFVSSINTLVNKTMEDTLMTVKQYETARLEYDAYRTDLEELSLGPRDASTLCRLDAAQANFQAHRAKYEKLRADVAVKLKFLEENKVKVMHKQLLLFHNAISAYFAGNQQQLEQTLKQFNIKLKSPGADKPSWLEEQ, encoded by the exons ATGAGCGAAGGATCCATGAGCAAGGCAGCCACCATGGAGATCGCCATCCACGGCAATGGAGACTCCAGGCGCTTGGCGGATGACGACGGCTTGGAGCAG GACTTGCAGCAAGTGATGGTGTCGGGGCCCAACTTGAACGAGACCAGCATTGTCTCTGGAGGTTATGGTGGAACGGCTGAGGGCATTGTCCCCACCAGTATCATCAAAG GCTCCCTCGTTCCATCTCACCCTCCCCGAGGACCACTCATCTCCCCCAGCCCTTCAGCTGCCAGCCGCATAGCCAGCCAGGCTCCCATGGCCACAG GCTCCAACTTGCATCAGCCTCACCCCAACCCAGCCATGACAGGAGAGGAggcagcagcagctgctgctgccACACGAGGAGTGGCCGTGGagaagtttgacattgtcagaaaATGGGGCATCAACACCTACAAA TGTACCAAGCAGCTGCTGTCAGAGCGTTTTGGGCGTGGCTCGCGGACTGTCGACCTGGAGCTTGAGACCCAGATCGAGCTGCTGCGTGACACCAAGCGCAAGTACGAGTCCCTGCTGGGCCTGGCACGGGCCCTCACCAACCACTTCTACAGCCTTGTCCAGACGCAGCATGCCCTGGCGGACGCGTTTTCGGACCTCAGCCAGAAGTCCCCGGAGCTCCAG GAAGAGTTCGGCTACAACGCCGAGACTCAGAAGCTGTTGTGCAAGAATGGAGAGACCCTGCTGGGAGCTGTCAACTTCTTCGTCTCCAGCATCAACACCCTTGTCAACAAAACCATGGAGGACACCCTCATGACCGTCAAGCAGTACGAGACGGCCAG GCTGGAGTACGACGCTTACCGCACAGACCTGGAGGAGCTCAGCCTGGGGCCCCGGGATGCCAGCACACTCTGTCGCTTGGATGCCGCCCAGGCCAACTTCCAGGCCCATCGAGCCAAGTACGAGAAGTTGCGGGCGGACGTGGCCGTCAAGCTGAAGTTCCTGGAAGAGAACAAG gtgaAGGTGATGCACAAGCAGCTCCTGCTCTTTCACAACGCCATCTCAGCTTACTTCGCTGGCAACCAGCAGCAGCTGGAGCAGACCTTGAAACAGTTCAACATCAAGCTCAAGAGCCCCGGGGCCGACAAGCCCTCCTGGCTGGAGGAGCAGTGA
- the ARFIP2 gene encoding arfaptin-2 isoform X2 — MSEGSMSKAATMEIAIHGNGDSRRLADDDGLEQDLQQVMVSGPNLNETSIVSGGYGGTAEGIVPTSIIKGSNLHQPHPNPAMTGEEAAAAAAATRGVAVEKFDIVRKWGINTYKCTKQLLSERFGRGSRTVDLELETQIELLRDTKRKYESLLGLARALTNHFYSLVQTQHALADAFSDLSQKSPELQEEFGYNAETQKLLCKNGETLLGAVNFFVSSINTLVNKTMEDTLMTVKQYETARLEYDAYRTDLEELSLGPRDASTLCRLDAAQANFQAHRAKYEKLRADVAVKLKFLEENKVKVMHKQLLLFHNAISAYFAGNQQQLEQTLKQFNIKLKSPGADKPSWLEEQ; from the exons ATGAGCGAAGGATCCATGAGCAAGGCAGCCACCATGGAGATCGCCATCCACGGCAATGGAGACTCCAGGCGCTTGGCGGATGACGACGGCTTGGAGCAG GACTTGCAGCAAGTGATGGTGTCGGGGCCCAACTTGAACGAGACCAGCATTGTCTCTGGAGGTTATGGTGGAACGGCTGAGGGCATTGTCCCCACCAGTATCATCAAAG GCTCCAACTTGCATCAGCCTCACCCCAACCCAGCCATGACAGGAGAGGAggcagcagcagctgctgctgccACACGAGGAGTGGCCGTGGagaagtttgacattgtcagaaaATGGGGCATCAACACCTACAAA TGTACCAAGCAGCTGCTGTCAGAGCGTTTTGGGCGTGGCTCGCGGACTGTCGACCTGGAGCTTGAGACCCAGATCGAGCTGCTGCGTGACACCAAGCGCAAGTACGAGTCCCTGCTGGGCCTGGCACGGGCCCTCACCAACCACTTCTACAGCCTTGTCCAGACGCAGCATGCCCTGGCGGACGCGTTTTCGGACCTCAGCCAGAAGTCCCCGGAGCTCCAG GAAGAGTTCGGCTACAACGCCGAGACTCAGAAGCTGTTGTGCAAGAATGGAGAGACCCTGCTGGGAGCTGTCAACTTCTTCGTCTCCAGCATCAACACCCTTGTCAACAAAACCATGGAGGACACCCTCATGACCGTCAAGCAGTACGAGACGGCCAG GCTGGAGTACGACGCTTACCGCACAGACCTGGAGGAGCTCAGCCTGGGGCCCCGGGATGCCAGCACACTCTGTCGCTTGGATGCCGCCCAGGCCAACTTCCAGGCCCATCGAGCCAAGTACGAGAAGTTGCGGGCGGACGTGGCCGTCAAGCTGAAGTTCCTGGAAGAGAACAAG gtgaAGGTGATGCACAAGCAGCTCCTGCTCTTTCACAACGCCATCTCAGCTTACTTCGCTGGCAACCAGCAGCAGCTGGAGCAGACCTTGAAACAGTTCAACATCAAGCTCAAGAGCCCCGGGGCCGACAAGCCCTCCTGGCTGGAGGAGCAGTGA
- the TIMM10B gene encoding mitochondrial import inner membrane translocase subunit Tim10 B produces MEDPAPEAQQLRSLRDFLLVYNRMTELCFQRCVADLNYRALTRHEEACLDGCAGKLVRSNHRLMAAYVQLMPSLVQRRIADYEAAGRDPAPPATLPGSDAS; encoded by the exons ATGGAGGATCCCGCGCCGGAGGCGCAGCAGCTGCGCAGC CTGCGGGACTTCCTGCTGGTCTATAACCGCATGACGGAGCTTTGCTTCCAGCGCTGCGTGGCCGACCTCAACTACCGCGCCCTGACCCGCCACGAG GAGGCCTGCCTGGACGGTTGCGCCGGGAAGCTGGTGCGCTCCAACCACCGCCTGATGGCCGCCTACGTGCAGCTGATGCCTTCCCTGGTCCAGCGCAGGATTGCCGACTACGAGGCCGCCGGACGCGACCCCGCGCCTCCCGCCACCCTCCCGGGGTCCGACGCCTCTTGA